GGTTAATATAGCGGCTGAAATTTGCACCTGCCCAATCATTTTCAGCAGTCGGAATACGAGCACTGCTGTAGTTGCTGAACAGATGGCTGTCTGGATCAAGCCCTGGCCCGGTTGTGTAGAGAATAATATCGAACTTGCCTGTGTCGCGAATGCCGTCACTTTCCCCACCGGCGAAGAAGACGTCTGATGGCATATTTTCAATCGTGAGTTCAATCCCCACTTGTTTCAACATCTCGGCAAGTACCTGTTCGGTTTGCTCGCGCAGCAAGTTGCCGCTCGTTGAGTTTATTTTCAGGCTCAGGCGCATACCGTCTTTTTCCCGAATGCCATCGGCGCCAACTTGCCAGCCCGCTTCTTCGAGCAATGCCTTTGCCCGCTCAGGATTGTATTCGCTGGCTGGTTGAGGGCAGGCAAACGGACCGGCAGGAAGGACGGTACTACCCGGTTTGACCTTTCCATACAAGAGGGTGTCAGCAATCATTTGTTTATTGATGGCGTATTGAATCGCCTGCCGCACGCGCAGGTCGTAGAGAATGGGATGCGGATTCGTGGCAGGATCGGCCGGAGCACTGCCATCATTATTGCCAAAGTTCAGGACAAGCAGCTCGTTCTCGCCGGTTACCGTCGCTTTATAGGTTACATTCTGACCAGCAGACTGTTCGATAGTGGCCAGATCAGCTTCGGTAATGTCCCACAAGGCATGAATCTCACCGGTTCCTAACAATTGAATGCCCACTTCGCGTGACGGTAAGACGCGAATAATGACTTTATCCAGGTATGGTTTTCCTTCTTCACGGTAGTATGGATTTCGCACAAATGTGAGATGATCGCCAGCAACCCATTCTTCAAGGACGAAAGGTCCCGTTCCCCACGGTTTCTGATTGTATGCCCAGGTTTCCATCTGATCGAGAGGGCCGGCATCATGGGGCACGATGTAAGCAAATAGACGCAGATAAGGTGCGTATACTTCCGAGAAGGTAGCAACGACAGTGTATGGATCAGGGCATTCC
This genomic window from Chloroflexus aurantiacus J-10-fl contains:
- a CDS encoding peptide ABC transporter substrate-binding protein — protein: MKPSHSLLIIAVLLVLTACSSSPSSSPSGSSQTMPTTAVTQPTADQPAVDPNAPKQGGTLIFGTPQEPAILNTLLTTSSIEDAVTSLFVEGLVQVNDKGEYVPVLAEELPTVSEDGLVVTWKLRKGVRFSNGLEFTCEDVKFTMEGALSDLSQVSTSGYSSIETLECPDPYTVVATFSEVYAPYLRLFAYIVPHDAGPLDQMETWAYNQKPWGTGPFVLEEWVAGDHLTFVRNPYYREEGKPYLDKVIIRVLPSREVGIQLLGTGEIHALWDITEADLATIEQSAGQNVTYKATVTGENELLVLNFGNNDGSAPADPATNPHPILYDLRVRQAIQYAINKQMIADTLLYGKVKPGSTVLPAGPFACPQPASEYNPERAKALLEEAGWQVGADGIREKDGMRLSLKINSTSGNLLREQTEQVLAEMLKQVGIELTIENMPSDVFFAGGESDGIRDTGKFDIILYTTGPGLDPDSHLFSNYSSARIPTAENDWAGANFSRYINPDVDAWIDEAAIVMDQDVRKELYCKVATQINQDLPRIFLYERLSITAHRQEFHNLTISPSFVDFAWAAQDWWLDQ